A genomic window from Chrysoperla carnea chromosome 3, inChrCarn1.1, whole genome shotgun sequence includes:
- the LOC123295790 gene encoding uncharacterized protein LOC123295790 — MKIKKQLIHAITILFMITVIGINSAAVKYDQRQEGQVNVRADLENFVVLIIPTSTGSGLSLFDLLTRMIPHKGDSKKSKNHDDIEKSIESDEELKHFIESKSAAPYRVDISRTRSHLAKLHPELLPVNEEILISPTIQVKKLENATEENETPSVRRFRKAIVQVPDELYITGEIKGEKFEKQPIPISELNIDQEAQTLAMETDLIIEDSNQSGPAFNEKQAKDEPEQLILLGALEQCGPGRRRDDHGVCKFINDN, encoded by the exons ATGAAGATTAAGAAACAATTAATACATGCAATTACAATCCTATTTATGATAACTGTGATTGGAATAAATAGTGCTGCAGTTAAATATGATCAACGACAAGAAGGACAAGTAAATGTTCGTGctgatttagaaaattttgttgtattaatAATACCAACATCGACCGGATCTGGTCTtagtttatttgatttattaactcGAATGATACCACATAAAGGTGATTCGAAAAAGAGCAAAAATCATGATgatattgaaaaatcaattgaatctgatgaagaattaaaacattttattgaatcaAAATCAGCGGCACCATATCGTGTAGATATATCACGAACTCGAAGTCATTTGGCTAAATTACATCCCGAATTATTGCCAGTGAATGAGGAAATACTAATATCACCAACAATTCAAGTTAAGAAACTGGAAAATGCTACCGAAGAAAATGAAACTCCAAGTGTACGAAGATTTCGAAAAGCAATAGTTCAAGTACCTGATGAATTATATATAACTGGAGAAATTAAAGGTGAAAAATTTGAGAAACAACCGATTCCTATTAGTGAATTAAATATTGATCAAGAAGCACAAACTTTAGCGATGGAAACGGATTTAATTATTGAAGATAGTAACCAATCAGGTCCTGCATTTAATG aaaaacaAGCAAAAGATGAACCAGAACAACTAATTTTACTTGGTGCTTTAGAACAGTGTGGTCCAGGACGTAGACGAGATGATCACGGAGTctgtaaatttattaatgataattaa
- the LOC123295062 gene encoding uncharacterized protein LOC123295062 isoform X3 → MSSYQKSYLITLLDYDYNYDYSELTIKPVLPVFTTPSSVPTSSTTLATSNPEKNSTLSNVTEQPTSTTNEPLDLSTTASTGPTENLNEQQNLNVTKLENNSSKPENSTQPDSDIIFLHNNTKPLDNETLIAVQVLYEALNGNNLIKSAVPIGFESNKIPLAEKSELSNKENTTAIVIEDVTELPSLSNQTTVSSSVDSNSLQKRRRCINGYRKDKLGRCRRLRRPGIPFEVQLGRLASKIRRAGVSMVKKP, encoded by the exons ATGTCATCGtatcaaaaaagttatttaattacattatta GATTACGACTATAATTACGATTATTCAGAATTAACAATCAAACCAGTCTTGCCAGTATTTACAACACCATCTTCTGTACCAACATCATCGACCACATTAGCAACTTCAAATCCAGAGAAAAATAGCACATTGAGCAACGTAACCGAACAACCAACATCAACAACAAATGAACCATTAGATCTATCCACAACCGCATCAACTGGACcaacagaaaatttaaatgaacaacaaaatttaaatgtaacaaaacTTGAGAATAATTCGTCAAAGCCAGAAAATTCAACTCAACCAGATtctgatataatatttttacataacaaTACAAAACCATTAGATAATGAAACATTAATTGCTGTTCAAGTATTGTATGAAGCATTAAAtggtaataatttaataaaaagtgccGTACCAATTGGTtttgaaagtaataaaataccATTAGCTGAAAAAAGTGAGCTTAgcaataaagaaaacacaacaGCTATAGTTATTGAAGATGTTACCGAATTGCCAAGTTTATCCAATCAAACTACTGTATCATCATCGGTTGATTCAAATTCATTGCAAAAACGAAGACGGTGTATCAATGGTTATCGAAAAGATAAACTAGGTAGATGTCGACGATTAAGAAGACCTGGAATACC ATTTGAAGTACAACTTGGTAGATTGGCATCAAAAATAAGAAGAGCAGGAGTGTCAATGGTTAAAaaaccataa
- the LOC123295062 gene encoding uncharacterized protein LOC123295062 isoform X1: MFTTMLTIVKVIIVASICVTIAQARPKKHRYDNNKPKKEEYDQKQTGDYNIRLHLKDFQIIALLNDGLGDLGDYDYNYDYSELTIKPVLPVFTTPSSVPTSSTTLATSNPEKNSTLSNVTEQPTSTTNEPLDLSTTASTGPTENLNEQQNLNVTKLENNSSKPENSTQPDSDIIFLHNNTKPLDNETLIAVQVLYEALNGNNLIKSAVPIGFESNKIPLAEKSELSNKENTTAIVIEDVTELPSLSNQTTVSSSVDSNSLQKRRRCINGYRKDKLGRCRRLRRPGIPFEVQLGRLASKIRRAGVSMVKKP, encoded by the exons ATGTTTACAACAATGTTAACGATTGTTAAAGTAATTATTGTTGCTAGTATATGTGTAACAATAGCACAAGCGAGACCAAAAAAGCATCGTTATGACAATAATAAACCGAAAAAAGAAGAATATGATCAAAAACAAACTGGCGATTATAATATTCGATTACATTTGaaagattttcaaattattgcTTTATTAAATGATGGATTAGGTGACTTAGGG GATTACGACTATAATTACGATTATTCAGAATTAACAATCAAACCAGTCTTGCCAGTATTTACAACACCATCTTCTGTACCAACATCATCGACCACATTAGCAACTTCAAATCCAGAGAAAAATAGCACATTGAGCAACGTAACCGAACAACCAACATCAACAACAAATGAACCATTAGATCTATCCACAACCGCATCAACTGGACcaacagaaaatttaaatgaacaacaaaatttaaatgtaacaaaacTTGAGAATAATTCGTCAAAGCCAGAAAATTCAACTCAACCAGATtctgatataatatttttacataacaaTACAAAACCATTAGATAATGAAACATTAATTGCTGTTCAAGTATTGTATGAAGCATTAAAtggtaataatttaataaaaagtgccGTACCAATTGGTtttgaaagtaataaaataccATTAGCTGAAAAAAGTGAGCTTAgcaataaagaaaacacaacaGCTATAGTTATTGAAGATGTTACCGAATTGCCAAGTTTATCCAATCAAACTACTGTATCATCATCGGTTGATTCAAATTCATTGCAAAAACGAAGACGGTGTATCAATGGTTATCGAAAAGATAAACTAGGTAGATGTCGACGATTAAGAAGACCTGGAATACC ATTTGAAGTACAACTTGGTAGATTGGCATCAAAAATAAGAAGAGCAGGAGTGTCAATGGTTAAAaaaccataa
- the LOC123295062 gene encoding uncharacterized protein LOC123295062 isoform X2 codes for MFTTMLTIVKVIIVASICVTIAQARPKKHRYDNNKPKKEEYDQKQTGDYNIRLHLKDFQIIALLNDGLGDLGDYDYNYDYSELTIKPVLPVFTTPSSVPTSSTTLATSNPEKNSTLSNVTEQPTSTTNEPLDLSTTASTGPTENLNEQQNLNVTKLENNSSKPENSTQPDSDIIFLHNNTKPLDNETLIAVQVLYEALNGNNLIKSAVPIGFESNKIPLAEKSELSNKENTTAIVIEDVTELPSLSNQTTVSSSVDSNSLQKRRRCINGYRKDKLGRCRRLRRPGIP; via the exons ATGTTTACAACAATGTTAACGATTGTTAAAGTAATTATTGTTGCTAGTATATGTGTAACAATAGCACAAGCGAGACCAAAAAAGCATCGTTATGACAATAATAAACCGAAAAAAGAAGAATATGATCAAAAACAAACTGGCGATTATAATATTCGATTACATTTGaaagattttcaaattattgcTTTATTAAATGATGGATTAGGTGACTTAGGG GATTACGACTATAATTACGATTATTCAGAATTAACAATCAAACCAGTCTTGCCAGTATTTACAACACCATCTTCTGTACCAACATCATCGACCACATTAGCAACTTCAAATCCAGAGAAAAATAGCACATTGAGCAACGTAACCGAACAACCAACATCAACAACAAATGAACCATTAGATCTATCCACAACCGCATCAACTGGACcaacagaaaatttaaatgaacaacaaaatttaaatgtaacaaaacTTGAGAATAATTCGTCAAAGCCAGAAAATTCAACTCAACCAGATtctgatataatatttttacataacaaTACAAAACCATTAGATAATGAAACATTAATTGCTGTTCAAGTATTGTATGAAGCATTAAAtggtaataatttaataaaaagtgccGTACCAATTGGTtttgaaagtaataaaataccATTAGCTGAAAAAAGTGAGCTTAgcaataaagaaaacacaacaGCTATAGTTATTGAAGATGTTACCGAATTGCCAAGTTTATCCAATCAAACTACTGTATCATCATCGGTTGATTCAAATTCATTGCAAAAACGAAGACGGTGTATCAATGGTTATCGAAAAGATAAACTAGGTAGATGTCGACGATTAAGAAGACCTGGAATACCGTAG
- the LOC123295061 gene encoding A-kinase anchor protein 10, mitochondrial: MNFWRKTGQKGKQGKNNIIVNTCNESSEKIQVINNVNNEKNLSCLQTLFASEIGKIDDFTTFNSENSRLSKTLLEVLNDKGALSYFIQYLDTRGALNYVKFWLDVESFRSSLQNSDISFKICLTRDELETPRPIPSVSHDSLSVSTDCDSFTADSGSLFEYSYNINNVSSIESPNEPNNFNVTPSQCDNLDFKLSTNKMKLHQDIIADATRIYKKYIATDASHSIRCPEDMRQRIVENLCVCLTCDCFDKAQQFVFHIMENDFYNDFLRSNFHCKHQVDLLTSGNITLSDILYNETALFYFMEFLEQEQCRNLLEFWIAITNFRHNLKTNQNLNNQQIQEDAIILYDKYFSLQATNPLGFPDVIRFDIEQNICDENGLQVTCFDKPLKLVEIVLEQNFLKSFLSSQLFFKYLSDLISTIQMTNLPGRHRRIGSDSSSEISSISAHNTLLAMEDLSSTKSKKRRNGETDMSIDTKYLYDPDSLWRRKQTGLQLGRVTELGRFETDIEPEPDKRSESKFGNVIKRLVNLQEDKEKEEMAWQIAEMIVKDITRLTLNESPF, encoded by the exons atgaatttttggagaaaaactG gtcAGAAAGGAAAACAAGGAAAGAacaatataattgtaaatacatGTAATGAAAGTTCAGAAAAAATTCAAGTAATTAATAAcgtaaacaatgaaaaaaatttatcctgTTTACAAACTTTGTTCGCATCCGAAATAGGTAAAATTG ATGACTTTACAACATTTAATTCAGAAAATTCCCGATTATCTAAAACATTACTCGAGGTACTGAACGATAAAGGTGCGTTAAGttatttcatacaatatttaGATACTCGAGGTGCCTTAAATTATGTCAAATTTTGGTTGGACGTGGAAAGTTTTCGTTCATCATTACAAAATTCagatatatcatttaaaatatgtttgacACGCGATGAATTAGAAACACCTCGACCGATACCATCCGTATCACATGACAGTTTATCAGTTAGCACAGACTGTGATTCATTTACTGCCGATTCTGGTAGTTTATTTGAGTACTCTTATAACATAAACAATGTATCTTCAATAGAGTCACCAAATgaaccaaataattttaatgttactCCTAGTCAATGTgataatttagattttaaattaagtacTAATAAAATGAAGCTACATCAAGATATCATTGCGGATGCAACTCGAATATACAAAAAGTATATAGCGACAGATGCATCTCATTCAATTCGATGTCCAGAAGATATGCGACAAcgaattgttgaaaatttgtgtGTCTGTTTAACGTGTGATTGTTTTGATAAAGCGcaacaatttgtttttcatataatggaaaatgatttttataacgATTTTTTACGTAgtaattttcattgtaaacaTCAAGTGGATTTATTAACTAGTGGTAATATAACATTATCTGATATTTTATACAATGAAACAGCActgttttattttatggaaTTCTTAGAACAGGAACAATGTAGAAATCTTTTAGAATTTTGGATAGCAATTACAAATTTTcgacataatttaaaaactaatcaaaatttaaataatcaacaaaTACAGGAGGatgcaattattttatatgataaatatttttcattgcaAGCAACGAATCCATTAGGTTTTCCAGACGTTATTCGTTTTGATatcgaacaaaatatttgtGATGAAAATGGATTACAAGTCACATGTTTTGATAAACCATTAAAATTAGTTGAAATTGTTTTAGAACAgaactttttaaaatcatttttatcatcacaattattttttaaatatttatcagatTTAATAAGTACAATACAAATGACTAATTTGCCTGGTCGACATCGACGAATTGGTTCAGATTCAAGTAGTGAAATTAGTAGCATATCAGCCCATAATACTTTATTAGCAATGGAAGATTTATCATCAACTAAATCGAAAAAACGTAGGAATGGTGAAACTGATATGAGCATTGACACCAAATATTTGTATGATCCTGATTCTTTGTGGCGTAGGAAACAAACAGGGTTACAATTAGGTAGAGTAACTGAATTGGGTCGTTTTGAGACTGATATTGAACCCGAACCGGATAAACGTAGTGAATCAAAATTTGGCAATGTTATTAAACGATTAGTTAATTTACAAGAAGATAAGGAAAAAGAGGAAATGGCATGGCAAATAGCTGAAATGATTGTTAAAGATATTACCAGATTAACACTAAATGAATCGCCTTTTTGa